CATGAGGGTTATGGAACACATACGAACCCGTCTCGAGCAGATTCAGGAAAACACGGGCGATCTTTTCAACCTCGAAGCCACCCCTGCTGAAGGAACTTCATATCGTCTGGCAATGCTCGACAAGCAGAGATTCCCTGGAATTATATGCGCCAATGAAGAAGAATTCAAAAACGGCGGCGATCCTTTTTATACGAATTCGACCCATCTGCCCGTAAACTACACTGATGATATATTCGAAGCCCTGGATCTTCAGGATGAACTTCAGACAAGATACACAGGTGGTACTGTAATTCATGTCTTTCTCGGAGAAGAGATATCTGACATTGAAACAACCAAGAATCTTGTTAAGAAAATAGCGTCCAACTACAGGCTACCATATTTTACCGTGACACCGACATTCAGCGTATGCCCATCCCACGGATATATAGCGGGAGAAGAAACCTGTTGCTCCGTATGCTCAACAGAAACTGAAGTTTACTCAAGGGTTGTCGGGTATCTAAGGCCTGTCAACCAGTGGAATAACGGCAAACAGATTGAGTTTTCCATGAGAAAGACATTCAAGGTTTCTTAATATAATTCTGAATTGATAAATAAAACAGCGCGCCTTAAAAGCGCGCTGTTTTATTTTAAGAGGTAATGATGCTTTTCGGTGGATTTCTTAAAAACTCTTTCATAGATTATCCAGGTAAAATCAGCAGCGTGGTCTTCACATATGGTTGCAACCTGAAATGCCCCTACTGCCACAATCCTGATTTAATAAGGTATAAACCGGAAAGCTCTCTGGAAGTCAGTGAATATTCCGTTCTGTCATTTCTTGAACAAAGAAAGGGATTAATAGACGGAGTTGTAATAACCGGCGGAGAGCCGACTCTTCAAAGCGAACTTGCTTATTTTGCAAAAAAAGTGAAGCTCCTTGGTTATTCGGTTAAAATGGACACAAACGGAACAAGACCTGATATCCTTGCAAATCTCATCGAAGCTGGCCTTGTTGACTATGTTGCAATGGACATCAAGACTCTGCCCAAATCATATGTTCCGCTTCTTTCTGCCCATGACTATTCCGAAGAGATTTTGAAAAGTATCTCTGTTTTAAAAAAGGGACGCATCCCGTATGAATTCAGAACAACGTGCGCAAAGCCTTTTATTTCCGAAGAAATAGCCAAAGAAATAGCCCGCCTTGTGAAGGGCGCACCTGTTTATGCTGTTCAAAAATTATCAAAAAAAAGCGGGCTTGATCAAAACTATATGAAGGATACTGCAAATGAAATGGACAATGAAGAATTTGACAGAATGGCGTCCATCATAGCGCCCCACGTAGCCAAGCTTATCAAAAGATAATTCTCTCTGGAGGAAAAAGTATCCATGGTGCGTAGGAGCCAAATACCATCATACGTCTTTCGCACTATTTCTTATCCCAATGAACTTTGTTAATCTTCTCAAAAATCAATATTTATGCTTTGACAGATGTTGTAAGTGTAAATAAAAGAAAATATGCTTATTTATAAAAACGCTTGTTTACAAGCAAAATCATAAAACTTAATTTACTGAGAGGTGCTTTGATGAAAGACGTAGTTATAGTATCTGCATGCCGTACAGCCATCGGCGGCTTTGGTGGAAGCCTTAAAGATATCAACTGTGCCGAGCTTGGAAGCGTCACAATGAAGGAAGCTGTAAGGCGAGCAGGTATTGATCCCGCGATAATTGATGACGTCCGTTATGGCTGCTGCATGGGCCCGACAGATGCTCTTAATGTTGCAAGAATCAGCGCACTTCTTGCCGGAATCCCGGATACCGTACCTGCCGTTACCATCAACAGAGTCTGCATTTCAGGCATGGAGTCCATCATTTCAAGTATGGCAATGATCCAGGCAGGCATGTCAGATGTAATACTCGCAGGCGGAATGGAACATATGACAAGCGTTCCTTATGTTCTTCCTGCTGCTCGTTGGGGCGCAAGACTCCAGGACAGCCAGATGGTTGATGCTCTTATCCGCGGACTCCACTGCGGCTCTCATATTATTCCTCATCCTGAAACCGGCCCTGTGAATGCTGAAGAAGCACCTCTCAGCATGTTCAAAGGCAAACCATACATAATGGGTCATACAGCAGAATTTGTGGCTCAGCATCTCGGAATTGAAAGAAAAGAAATGGATGAAGTTGCGGTAAGAAGCAACAACAGGGCAGAAAGAGCCACCAAGGAAGGTGATTTTGCTGATGAAATAGTTCCCGTTGAAATCAAGCAGAGAAAAAAGCCTTCAATAATGTTTGAGAAAGACGAACATTTCAAAGCCGGACTGACTGTGGCTGATATTGAAAATATGCCTCCGGCATTTGTTCCTAAAATAGGAAAAGTTACCGCTGGAAACGCGAGTGGTCTCAATGACGGTTCAACAGGCCTCATCCTCATGTCAGCTGACAAGGCAAAAGAATTAGGCCTTAAGCCGCTTGCAAGAATCAAGGCTGTTGGTATGGGCGGATGCCACCCTGCGGTAATGGGACTTTCTCCTGTTCCTGCTGTGGATGATCTCAAGAAAAGAAGCGGACTCAAGATAAACGACTTTGATCTTGTGGAAGTAAATGAGGCTTTTGCAGCGCAATATATTGCTTGCGAGCGCCAGCTTGGCCTCGATCCTGACAAAACCAATGTCAACGGATCAGGCATCGGGCTTGGACATCCGGTTGGCTCAACTGGAGCAAGAATTGTTGTCACCCTTCTGCACGCACTCAAAAAACGCAATAAATCACTTGGTCTTGCTACTCTCTGCGGTGGTGGTGGTGTCGCCATGGCATGTGCCATCGAACTGATTTAGTCGTCCGGCATTCCGGCGCAGGCCGGAATCCAGAAGTGGCTGAAATTAATGTATGCCGGATCAAGTCCGGCATGACGCTTAAGCCAATTTTAGACTTTTTGCGACTCAATCATATTTAAGTTTTTTACAGGCAGCGCTTTTTGTTAAAAAGCGCTGCCTTTTTATTGTTTTTATTCAGTTTTATCTTTACGCAAAGCCCCTC
This is a stretch of genomic DNA from Desulforegula conservatrix Mb1Pa. It encodes these proteins:
- a CDS encoding anaerobic ribonucleoside-triphosphate reductase activating protein; amino-acid sequence: MMLFGGFLKNSFIDYPGKISSVVFTYGCNLKCPYCHNPDLIRYKPESSLEVSEYSVLSFLEQRKGLIDGVVITGGEPTLQSELAYFAKKVKLLGYSVKMDTNGTRPDILANLIEAGLVDYVAMDIKTLPKSYVPLLSAHDYSEEILKSISVLKKGRIPYEFRTTCAKPFISEEIAKEIARLVKGAPVYAVQKLSKKSGLDQNYMKDTANEMDNEEFDRMASIIAPHVAKLIKR
- a CDS encoding thiolase family protein — translated: MKDVVIVSACRTAIGGFGGSLKDINCAELGSVTMKEAVRRAGIDPAIIDDVRYGCCMGPTDALNVARISALLAGIPDTVPAVTINRVCISGMESIISSMAMIQAGMSDVILAGGMEHMTSVPYVLPAARWGARLQDSQMVDALIRGLHCGSHIIPHPETGPVNAEEAPLSMFKGKPYIMGHTAEFVAQHLGIERKEMDEVAVRSNNRAERATKEGDFADEIVPVEIKQRKKPSIMFEKDEHFKAGLTVADIENMPPAFVPKIGKVTAGNASGLNDGSTGLILMSADKAKELGLKPLARIKAVGMGGCHPAVMGLSPVPAVDDLKKRSGLKINDFDLVEVNEAFAAQYIACERQLGLDPDKTNVNGSGIGLGHPVGSTGARIVVTLLHALKKRNKSLGLATLCGGGGVAMACAIELI